Proteins encoded by one window of Chrysemys picta bellii isolate R12L10 chromosome 10, ASM1138683v2, whole genome shotgun sequence:
- the LOC135974075 gene encoding uncharacterized protein LOC135974075 encodes MQSSPAVMAVQSGNRKRAPAWTDREVLDLIAVWGDESVLSELRSKRRNAKVYEKISKDMAERGYSRDATQCRVKIKELRQGYQKTKEANGRSGSHPQTSRFYEALHSILGAAATTTPPVTVDSEDGILSTAGSSDMLGDGEDEEGDEEGEAVGSSHNADFPDSQDLFITLTEIPYEASPAITPDTESGEGSATPSATVSQPSLESHSQRLARIRRRKKRTREDMFSELMASSQAQAAQQTQWRENLTRMHQANMDREERWRQEDQQATQTLLGLLREQTDTLRRLVDVLQERRQEDRAPLQSISNRPPPPPSPIPTSPKVQRRRGGRVPANSHSTPAESSSSRRLSFPKI; translated from the exons atgcagagctctccagcagtgatggccgtgcagtctgggaatagaaagagagccccagcatggactgatcgtgaagtcttggatctcatcgctgtgtggggcgatgagtccgtgctttccgagctgcgatccaaaagaaggaatgcaaaggtctacgagaagatctctaaagacatggcagagagaggatacagccgggatgcaacgcagtgccgcgtgaaaatcaaggagctgagacaaggctaccagaagaccaaagaggcaaacggacgctccggatcccatccccagacatcccgtttctacgaggcactgcattccatcctcggtgctgccgccaccactaccccaccagtgaccgtggactctgaggatgggatactgtccacggccggttcctcagacatgttaggggacggggaagatgaggaaggagatgaggagggcgaggcagttggcagctctcacaacgctgatttccccgacagccaggatctcttcatcacccttacagagatcccctacgaagcgtccccagccattaccccggacacagaatctggtgaaggatcagcca ccccgtctgcgactgtctcacaacctagcctggaatcacactcccagaggctagcgcggattaggcgtaggaagaagaggacacgggaggacatgttctctgagcttatggcctcttcccaagcccaggcagcacagcagacccagtggcgggagaacttgacccgaatgcaccaagccaacatggatcgggaggagaggtggcggcaggaagaccagcaggcgactcaaacgctgcttggactactgagggagcaaacggacacgctccggcgccttgtggatgttctgcaggaacggaggcaggaggacagagccccgctgcagtccatctctaaccgccctcccccgccaccaagtcccatacccacctcacccaaagtgcaaagaaggagaggcggcagagtccctgctaactctcactccacccctgcagagagctctagtagcagaaggctctcatttcccaaaatttga